A single Carnobacterium inhibens subsp. inhibens DSM 13024 DNA region contains:
- a CDS encoding YqgQ family protein, which produces MRTLYDVQQLLKRFGIFVYIGKRIWDIELMMVEIKKLHENGLIENDEYLPALLVLKREHRKEVESETKND; this is translated from the coding sequence ATGAGAACATTATATGATGTACAACAGCTATTGAAGCGATTTGGTATTTTTGTCTATATCGGAAAACGGATATGGGATATTGAATTAATGATGGTTGAGATAAAGAAATTGCATGAAAATGGTTTAATAGAAAATGATGAATATTTACCCGCTTTACTTGTTTTAAAACGAGAACATCGAAAAGAAGTAGAATCAGAAACAAAAAATGATTAG
- a CDS encoding rhomboid family intramembrane serine protease, with translation MKIKRFFRKPVVTYAFLFIQILAFILMTLDGGSTNTATLVKYGAKFNPYILFGEWWRLITPIFLHIGFMHLLMNSVTLYYLGEQLESVFGHLRFAGIYLLSGIAGNLASFAFSDSISAGASTSLFGLFGTAIMLGQTFKNNPAIQQIAKSFGTLIIINIVFGVFSSSIDMAGHLGGLAGGFLIAHAISVPNPMKHWRKKRIIYGSLFVVIIIILALIGYLSASTAIFGL, from the coding sequence ATGAAGATAAAGCGTTTTTTTAGAAAACCCGTGGTAACGTATGCTTTTTTATTTATTCAAATTCTAGCTTTTATTTTGATGACTTTGGATGGCGGAAGCACAAATACTGCTACTTTAGTGAAGTACGGAGCTAAGTTTAATCCTTATATTTTATTTGGAGAATGGTGGAGATTGATCACCCCAATATTCTTGCACATAGGATTTATGCATTTGCTCATGAATTCAGTTACCCTCTATTATTTAGGTGAACAGCTCGAGAGTGTATTTGGTCATTTACGTTTTGCTGGTATTTATTTACTCAGTGGAATAGCGGGAAATCTTGCGAGTTTTGCCTTCAGTGATTCTATATCTGCTGGTGCTAGTACTTCTTTGTTTGGATTATTTGGAACAGCTATTATGCTTGGTCAAACATTTAAAAACAATCCGGCAATCCAGCAAATTGCTAAAAGCTTTGGTACCTTGATCATTATTAATATCGTATTTGGGGTATTTAGTTCTTCTATTGATATGGCTGGGCATCTCGGCGGGTTAGCAGGAGGTTTTTTGATTGCGCATGCCATCAGTGTACCTAATCCAATGAAACATTGGAGGAAAAAGCGAATAATTTATGGCAGCCTTTTTGTTGTGATAATTATTATCTTGGCTCTTATAGGATACCTCTCTGCATCTACCGCAATCTTTGGACTTTAG
- the rpmG gene encoding 50S ribosomal protein L33 — protein MRVNITLECTECKERNYISKKNKRNNPDRVEFKKYCPRERVVTLHRETK, from the coding sequence ATGCGTGTAAACATCACATTGGAATGTACAGAATGTAAAGAACGTAATTACATCTCAAAGAAAAACAAACGTAACAATCCGGACCGTGTTGAATTCAAAAAATACTGCCCGCGCGAACGTGTTGTAACTTTACATCGTGAAACAAAATAA
- a CDS encoding peptidoglycan D,D-transpeptidase FtsI family protein — translation MKTNKKNNNKKKKSHIPFRLNFLFFTVFLLFAMLILRLGYLQIVKGEEFETEVQRTETTLATGTVPRGEIYDHQHRKLVGNEALQAITYTRGTGVSGEDMAKIALNLAKYIEMPNITEFEQGSDFDLSKRDLKDFWISLNEEKVNKRISDKQKESLSGSELYQVQVDKVTDEDIQFTEEEQEAAAIFKRMNSAYALSTINIKSEDVTNDEIAKVSENLLTLPGVDTGTDWVRTYPEENMLKSILGDVTSESEGLPENKAATYLAQGYARNDRVGKSYLELQYEEVLSGSKSKSETETNQNGDIVNTIQSYAGEKGDNLVLTTDMDFQKIVQDIAKQSLATESEGLNDSIYVVAADPNNGEILAMTGQKRNSKTGKIEDHTLDIINSSFQMGSVVKPATVLAGYMDGAITLSDNVLVDEPLQIKSSKPISSVFNRSGSIALNDITALERSSNVYMSKIALRMGGEYDYYKNMTLDIDYKAVIKKMRNYYAQFGLGVKTGIDLPGEGSGFIGTADNPGLALQFSFGQYDTYTPIQMLQYVSTIANGGKRIAPRLVDEIRGTDADGNLGAIQTQLETEVLNIVDVGEEEMDRVHQGMYQVANGANGSATSYFTGAEYTIAGKTGTAEAPYYGDITSRIGELTTNRTFVGYAPYDDPEIAIFVIIPYLPNTNSNHENTIVARKVLDAYFQVGDYADLSKEIADENESDTE, via the coding sequence TTGAAAACAAATAAAAAGAACAATAATAAAAAGAAAAAGTCACATATTCCTTTTCGGTTGAATTTTTTATTCTTTACGGTATTTTTATTATTTGCTATGTTGATCCTACGATTGGGATATTTGCAGATTGTAAAAGGTGAGGAATTTGAAACAGAAGTTCAGAGAACAGAAACGACTTTAGCAACCGGAACTGTGCCACGGGGCGAAATCTATGATCATCAACACCGAAAGTTAGTTGGCAATGAGGCGCTTCAAGCTATTACGTATACAAGAGGAACTGGCGTTTCTGGTGAAGATATGGCTAAGATTGCTTTGAATTTGGCCAAGTATATTGAAATGCCAAATATTACTGAATTTGAACAAGGCAGTGATTTTGATTTATCGAAAAGAGACTTAAAAGATTTTTGGATCTCTTTGAATGAAGAAAAAGTAAATAAGCGTATCTCGGATAAACAAAAAGAATCATTAAGCGGTTCAGAATTGTACCAAGTTCAGGTGGATAAAGTTACCGATGAGGATATTCAATTTACTGAAGAAGAACAAGAAGCGGCAGCTATTTTTAAACGAATGAATAGCGCATACGCTTTGTCTACTATTAATATTAAAAGTGAAGATGTAACCAATGATGAAATTGCAAAAGTGAGTGAAAATCTTTTAACTTTACCTGGTGTTGATACTGGTACGGATTGGGTCAGAACTTATCCAGAAGAGAATATGCTCAAAAGTATCCTTGGAGACGTTACAAGCGAGTCTGAAGGTCTGCCAGAGAATAAAGCAGCCACTTATTTAGCACAAGGATACGCGCGAAATGATCGGGTAGGAAAAAGTTACCTTGAATTGCAATATGAAGAAGTGTTAAGCGGGTCAAAATCAAAATCGGAAACTGAAACCAATCAAAATGGCGATATCGTCAATACTATCCAAAGTTATGCTGGCGAAAAAGGCGATAACCTTGTCTTAACGACTGACATGGATTTTCAAAAAATTGTGCAAGACATCGCTAAACAATCTTTAGCTACCGAGAGTGAAGGGCTGAATGATAGCATATATGTTGTCGCAGCTGATCCAAATAATGGTGAAATTTTAGCGATGACCGGTCAAAAAAGGAATTCAAAAACCGGAAAAATTGAAGATCACACTTTAGATATTATTAATTCGAGTTTTCAAATGGGATCAGTCGTAAAACCAGCAACCGTATTAGCTGGATATATGGATGGAGCCATTACATTATCGGATAATGTATTAGTCGATGAACCTTTACAAATTAAAAGTTCTAAACCAATCAGTTCTGTATTTAATCGCTCGGGCAGCATTGCATTAAATGATATTACAGCGTTGGAGCGCTCTTCCAATGTTTACATGTCAAAAATAGCTTTGCGTATGGGTGGAGAATACGATTATTATAAAAATATGACCTTAGACATTGATTACAAGGCAGTTATTAAAAAAATGAGAAATTATTATGCTCAATTTGGATTAGGTGTGAAAACGGGAATTGACTTGCCAGGGGAAGGTTCAGGCTTTATAGGAACAGCTGATAATCCAGGATTGGCTTTACAGTTTTCTTTTGGTCAATATGATACGTATACACCGATTCAAATGCTGCAATACGTTTCAACCATTGCAAATGGCGGGAAACGCATTGCTCCTCGTCTAGTTGATGAAATTAGAGGAACAGATGCAGATGGAAATTTAGGCGCTATTCAAACCCAATTAGAAACAGAGGTTTTGAATATTGTCGATGTTGGAGAAGAAGAAATGGACCGTGTTCACCAAGGGATGTACCAAGTAGCTAATGGCGCTAACGGTTCAGCTACAAGTTACTTCACTGGCGCTGAATATACAATTGCCGGTAAAACCGGAACAGCTGAAGCTCCTTACTATGGGGATATAACAAGCAGAATAGGAGAACTGACAACTAACAGGACTTTTGTAGGATATGCTCCATATGATGATCCTGAAATTGCGATATTTGTCATTATTCCTTATCTGCCAAATACCAATAGTAATCACGAAAATACGATTGTTGCTCGTAAAGTTCTTGATGCTTATTTCCAAGTTGGCGATTATGCTGATCTTTCAAAAGAAATTGCTGATGAAAATGAGTCGGATACAGAATAA
- a CDS encoding YfhO family protein, translated as MQKTMPTFIKKQWPLLLSFFVPFIIMSIIYIFQGVYPFGNDSLLTVDLGQQYIDFYSYYRQTFFEDPSTFFYSFSKAIGGDMVGLWAYYLTSPFNLLFLLFPHTQITLAVTCITLLKISLSGLSFGYLLKKAFNGTGFILAAFSISYALMGYTIVNQLNIMWLDGLIFLPLIVLGLERLVDKKKGLLYSIFLGIMLFANYYIAYMICLFLICYFIFRLVSVSYPKETKWKTKLKESFITVGLFIWHSLLGAGLAGILLLPTFHSLMESKASYTKFEFDWELAYPFPEMLSKLFIGAFNFDQMPSGYPNLFIGSLALVSFFCYFFNRSFSKRERITALAVMVFFVVSMNLEAFNKIWHAMQYPIWYPYRFSFVVCFFMLLTGFRNFMHYEGMRPISTFVSMVVTVSIGFYVYNAEFDFIYTEQVILSVLFTFIITFLLIIKPQKYTWIPIAFFILTTVEMGLNAQIDLSRLSYVDQDNFTLYQTGLDTDIDAIQDMDDQFYRIEKNYLRTKNDSFQANYPGVTHFSSTFERTIPALFGSLGFPVGDGFLAYSNGTLVTDALFSIRYYISEKDNLYLAQKDQPLGSKSTSLKESFNRTMRNSTLLDPLLIPTVSEEQKAVFELNAMQTKPDLRSYAQLGETDKTIIYENPNALSLAFGSSSAILDVSLLEDQPIALQENILQALTGNQLAEEFFVPTEFDSTVYQNVTSSNSGNESLYQKQVLNNDASVSFQFTPETDDSFYITLSPNIKDEDVELFLNGEPFTQYETYRDQLVLNIASQNKGDTITFKIGLKESTIRLKDFQLYRLDSSTFDSAVQSLQAGGMTIEDYSSTYFNGSVDIQKGQDVLMTTIPYSKGWSVKIDGIPVQTKEALEGLLAVPISEGTHRIEMNYTTPLFLEGALLAILSILSLIVSAVFLKKYY; from the coding sequence ATGCAAAAAACAATGCCGACCTTTATCAAAAAACAATGGCCCTTATTGTTATCTTTTTTTGTCCCCTTTATAATCATGTCGATTATTTATATTTTTCAAGGTGTCTACCCTTTCGGAAATGATTCCTTGCTAACGGTCGACTTAGGACAACAATACATTGATTTTTATTCCTATTATAGACAAACCTTTTTTGAAGATCCTAGCACTTTCTTCTATTCATTTTCTAAAGCTATAGGCGGAGATATGGTAGGTTTATGGGCTTATTATCTCACTAGTCCATTTAATTTACTGTTTTTACTATTTCCACATACTCAAATCACATTAGCAGTCACCTGCATCACTTTATTAAAAATTAGTCTTTCGGGGCTAAGCTTTGGTTATCTATTAAAAAAAGCATTTAATGGTACAGGTTTTATCTTAGCAGCTTTTTCGATCAGCTATGCTTTGATGGGCTATACTATCGTCAATCAATTAAACATCATGTGGTTAGACGGTCTGATTTTTCTTCCGCTTATTGTATTAGGACTGGAACGCTTAGTCGATAAAAAGAAAGGCTTACTTTATTCTATTTTTCTCGGTATCATGTTGTTCGCAAATTATTATATTGCTTATATGATTTGTTTGTTTTTAATTTGTTATTTTATTTTTCGCTTAGTGAGCGTTTCTTATCCAAAAGAGACTAAATGGAAAACTAAATTAAAAGAAAGTTTTATTACAGTTGGCTTATTCATCTGGCATTCTTTATTAGGAGCTGGACTAGCTGGAATTTTATTGCTTCCAACTTTTCATTCACTTATGGAAAGCAAAGCTAGTTATACAAAATTTGAATTTGATTGGGAATTAGCTTATCCCTTTCCAGAGATGCTGTCAAAACTATTTATTGGTGCTTTTAATTTTGATCAAATGCCTTCTGGTTACCCCAATCTATTTATTGGAAGTTTAGCATTAGTATCTTTCTTCTGTTACTTCTTTAACCGTTCTTTTTCCAAACGAGAACGGATAACAGCCTTAGCCGTAATGGTGTTTTTTGTAGTTTCGATGAATTTAGAAGCCTTCAATAAAATATGGCATGCCATGCAGTACCCTATTTGGTATCCTTACCGTTTTTCTTTTGTTGTTTGTTTCTTCATGTTGCTAACTGGTTTTCGTAACTTTATGCATTATGAAGGCATGCGGCCAATCAGTACGTTTGTTAGTATGGTTGTCACAGTCTCGATTGGCTTTTATGTCTATAATGCAGAATTCGATTTTATCTATACGGAACAAGTCATTTTATCGGTGCTTTTCACTTTTATTATTACCTTTTTATTGATTATCAAGCCGCAAAAATATACGTGGATACCAATAGCTTTCTTTATTTTGACTACAGTAGAAATGGGCTTAAATGCTCAAATTGACTTATCCCGTTTAAGTTATGTCGATCAAGATAATTTTACACTTTACCAAACAGGATTAGATACAGATATTGACGCAATCCAGGATATGGATGACCAATTTTATCGTATTGAAAAAAACTATTTACGAACAAAGAATGATAGTTTCCAAGCTAATTATCCAGGAGTCACTCATTTTAGTTCAACTTTCGAACGAACGATACCTGCATTATTTGGCAGTCTTGGATTTCCAGTAGGCGATGGATTCTTGGCTTACTCTAATGGGACATTAGTAACGGATGCACTATTTTCGATTCGTTATTATATAAGTGAAAAGGATAATCTTTATCTTGCTCAAAAAGATCAACCTCTAGGGTCTAAAAGCACATCTTTGAAAGAATCATTTAACCGAACAATGAGAAATTCTACTTTATTAGACCCACTATTGATTCCAACGGTTTCAGAGGAGCAAAAAGCAGTATTCGAGTTAAATGCTATGCAAACAAAACCTGATTTACGCTCTTATGCACAGCTTGGAGAAACAGACAAAACAATTATCTATGAAAATCCAAATGCTCTATCTCTTGCATTTGGCAGCTCTTCTGCTATCTTAGATGTTTCCCTGTTAGAAGATCAGCCTATAGCATTGCAAGAAAATATTCTCCAGGCTTTAACTGGGAATCAACTTGCAGAAGAATTTTTTGTCCCTACTGAATTTGATAGTACAGTTTATCAAAATGTGACCAGTTCTAACTCAGGTAATGAGTCATTGTATCAAAAACAAGTCTTAAATAATGATGCTTCAGTCAGTTTTCAGTTTACACCAGAAACAGATGATTCCTTTTATATAACGTTAAGTCCTAACATTAAAGATGAAGATGTTGAATTATTTTTAAATGGTGAGCCCTTTACGCAATATGAAACTTACCGCGATCAATTAGTGTTAAATATTGCTAGCCAAAATAAAGGAGATACCATTACGTTTAAAATCGGCTTGAAAGAATCAACGATACGTCTAAAAGATTTTCAACTGTACCGTTTAGATTCCTCTACATTTGACTCAGCCGTTCAATCTTTACAAGCTGGTGGCATGACAATTGAAGATTACAGCAGCACTTACTTCAATGGCAGCGTAGATATCCAAAAAGGACAAGATGTCTTAATGACGACCATACCTTACAGTAAAGGCTGGTCTGTTAAAATCGATGGAATTCCAGTCCAAACGAAAGAAGCATTAGAAGGATTATTAGCTGTTCCTATTAGCGAAGGAACACATAGAATTGAAATGAACTATACGACACCTTTATTTTTAGAGGGTGCGCTTCTAGCCATTCTTTCTATACTATCGCTGATTGTAAGTGCCGTATTTTTAAAAAAATATTACTAA
- a CDS encoding pentapeptide repeat-containing protein, with protein MNSTIKIAQPRIPNELTSSHFEDIEHESYYTNCQFKDCTLSNKQLENVCFQHVVFSNVTFEECQFTRFECIDVVFEGCNMSNNEWIGATFHRTTFKETKFLGSNFAEASIVDTFFDHCIGNYSSFNYASIKQVRFQDCSLIESEFFEVNWKKLDFVRCQLNSMSIMRTPLKGLNFSDSEFEIFSVSLELLKGSTFNAGQAITIAKSLGILID; from the coding sequence ATGAACTCAACAATAAAAATTGCTCAACCTAGGATTCCTAATGAATTAACTTCTTCTCACTTTGAAGATATTGAGCATGAATCATACTATACAAATTGTCAGTTTAAGGATTGTACCCTTTCCAATAAACAACTAGAAAATGTGTGTTTCCAACATGTTGTTTTCAGCAATGTTACTTTTGAAGAGTGTCAGTTTACTCGTTTTGAATGTATAGACGTCGTATTTGAAGGATGCAACATGAGCAATAATGAATGGATTGGAGCTACTTTCCATCGTACGACTTTCAAAGAAACCAAATTTCTAGGTTCTAACTTTGCAGAAGCATCAATTGTAGATACTTTTTTTGATCATTGTATCGGAAATTACAGTTCTTTCAATTATGCTTCTATAAAACAAGTACGCTTCCAAGATTGTTCACTTATTGAGAGTGAATTTTTTGAAGTTAATTGGAAAAAACTCGATTTTGTTCGTTGCCAATTAAATAGCATGTCCATTATGCGTACCCCTCTTAAGGGTTTAAATTTTAGTGATTCTGAATTTGAAATATTTTCAGTATCGCTTGAGTTGTTAAAAGGCAGCACATTTAATGCAGGACAAGCAATAACTATTGCAAAAAGTTTAGGTATTTTAATCGACTAA
- a CDS encoding superoxide dismutase, which yields MTYELPKLPYAYDALEPHIDQATMEFHHDKHHATYVEKTNAALEKYPELAEKSIEELVAGLNSVPEEIRTAIRNNGGGHANHSFFWEILSPNGGGEPTGALKEDIDATFGSFDKFKEEIETAGAGQFGSGWAWLVLNNGKLEVTATANQDSPLTDGKTPLFGVDVWEHAYYLNYQNKRPAYLKAVWNVVNWEEVAKRYEAAK from the coding sequence ATGACATACGAATTACCAAAATTACCTTATGCATATGATGCATTAGAACCACATATCGATCAAGCAACAATGGAGTTCCATCATGATAAACATCATGCAACCTATGTTGAAAAAACAAATGCTGCTCTTGAAAAATACCCTGAGCTAGCAGAAAAATCAATCGAAGAATTAGTAGCGGGTTTAAATTCAGTTCCTGAAGAGATCCGTACAGCTATCCGTAACAATGGTGGCGGACATGCTAACCACAGTTTCTTCTGGGAAATTCTTTCACCAAATGGTGGCGGAGAACCAACTGGAGCTTTAAAAGAAGATATTGATGCTACTTTTGGAAGCTTTGACAAATTCAAAGAAGAAATTGAAACTGCTGGAGCTGGTCAATTTGGTTCAGGTTGGGCTTGGTTAGTTCTTAACAATGGAAAATTAGAAGTGACTGCAACTGCTAATCAAGATTCACCATTAACAGATGGAAAAACTCCTCTTTTCGGAGTAGATGTTTGGGAACATGCTTACTACTTGAACTACCAAAACAAACGTCCTGCTTACTTAAAAGCAGTATGGAATGTTGTTAACTGGGAAGAAGTAGCAAAACGTTACGAAGCAGCTAAATAA
- a CDS encoding DUF1189 domain-containing protein has translation MSLFKNSLLHPEKLVQALSLKKGKIILYLLVIATIAAIPTWVQGSTLISEFGRDGQIIAGSIPEFTIENEQLVTKEPVKSFIYKTNSIIFTFDPNGERTVEDVNLDQIGNIVAIALLEDRLYVNLPGYPIQLTYAQLNGLTSATFIDILFNIQSFSGTAVIFTFLILWLATLFVTVLYTLLYTLFANCIALITGKALKFGDNFKIILFASTLPTLFIALLNTFGLVPSFQLEIKAIMTLFIYYLAVRTIPKIERLP, from the coding sequence TTGAGTTTATTTAAAAATTCACTGCTTCACCCAGAAAAATTAGTACAGGCTTTATCTTTAAAAAAAGGGAAAATCATTCTGTATTTATTAGTTATCGCAACTATTGCAGCTATTCCAACATGGGTTCAAGGAAGCACTCTTATCAGTGAGTTTGGCCGTGACGGTCAAATTATTGCAGGTAGTATTCCAGAATTCACGATTGAAAATGAACAGCTGGTGACAAAAGAACCCGTAAAAAGTTTTATCTATAAGACTAATTCGATTATTTTTACCTTTGACCCAAATGGAGAAAGAACAGTTGAAGATGTTAACCTAGATCAAATTGGAAATATCGTCGCTATTGCATTATTAGAAGATCGTCTTTATGTTAATCTGCCAGGCTACCCTATTCAATTAACTTATGCTCAATTAAATGGTTTAACAAGCGCAACGTTCATTGATATTCTTTTTAACATTCAGTCCTTTAGTGGAACGGCTGTAATTTTCACTTTTCTTATTTTATGGTTAGCAACTCTTTTTGTTACTGTTCTCTATACTTTGTTGTATACATTATTTGCCAACTGTATTGCTCTGATTACCGGAAAAGCATTGAAATTTGGTGATAATTTCAAAATCATCTTGTTTGCTTCAACATTACCAACATTGTTTATCGCTTTATTGAACACTTTTGGTTTGGTTCCTTCTTTCCAATTGGAGATCAAAGCAATCATGACATTGTTTATTTATTATTTAGCTGTACGAACGATTCCTAAAATTGAACGTTTACCTTAA
- a CDS encoding DEAD/DEAH box helicase yields the protein MEHTFEKFGLQSFLIDAINDIGFTKPTEVQERLIPAIQNGRSVIGQSQTGSGKTHTFLLPLVNKIDPSRKEVQVVITTPSRELAEQIYQAALQLVDKAPEKIIVQNFVGGTDKKRQMAKLVGIQPHIVIGTPGRILDLVNENSLLIYTAPVLVIDEADMTLDMGFLTDVDKIASKLPEKLQMLVFSATIPIKLQPFLKKYMSNPLFEQIQPKEIISPSIENWLISTKGKDRIDVIYELLNIGQPYLVMIFANTKSKVDELADGLKSRGIKVAKIHGDIPPRERKRVMKQVQNLEYQFVVATDLAARGIDIEGVSHVINAEIPKDLSFFIHRVGRTGRNNLKGTAITLYAPSDENVIVDIEKLGITFEPKMIQKGEIVETYDRKRRTTRENTATDVVDPRLKSKISQTKKKVKPGYKKKMSRAIKESSEKKRRVERRSQANAIKKANKKK from the coding sequence ATGGAACATACCTTTGAAAAGTTTGGGTTACAATCTTTTTTAATTGACGCAATAAACGACATTGGTTTTACAAAACCAACAGAAGTACAAGAAAGACTTATACCGGCTATCCAAAACGGGAGAAGTGTAATTGGTCAATCACAAACTGGTTCGGGAAAAACCCATACATTTTTACTTCCATTAGTAAATAAAATAGATCCATCACGCAAAGAAGTGCAAGTGGTGATCACTACACCAAGTAGAGAATTAGCAGAACAAATTTATCAAGCAGCACTTCAATTAGTTGATAAAGCACCTGAAAAAATTATTGTACAAAATTTTGTAGGTGGAACAGATAAAAAAAGACAAATGGCTAAATTAGTAGGTATCCAACCACACATTGTTATCGGAACACCAGGTAGAATTTTAGACTTAGTAAATGAAAATTCTTTATTGATTTATACTGCTCCAGTGTTAGTTATTGACGAAGCGGATATGACATTAGATATGGGATTTTTAACAGATGTCGATAAAATTGCAAGTAAACTGCCAGAAAAATTACAAATGTTGGTTTTCTCAGCTACGATACCAATAAAGTTGCAACCATTTTTGAAAAAATACATGTCTAATCCATTATTTGAACAAATCCAGCCGAAAGAAATCATTTCACCCTCTATTGAAAATTGGCTGATCTCTACAAAAGGAAAAGATAGAATTGATGTTATTTATGAGCTGCTAAACATTGGCCAACCGTATTTAGTGATGATTTTTGCCAACACTAAATCTAAAGTAGATGAATTAGCTGATGGACTTAAGTCTAGAGGGATCAAAGTGGCTAAAATTCATGGAGATATTCCTCCTCGTGAAAGAAAACGTGTCATGAAACAAGTACAAAACTTAGAGTATCAATTTGTCGTAGCAACAGATCTAGCTGCACGTGGTATTGATATTGAAGGTGTTTCTCACGTTATTAATGCTGAAATACCTAAAGATTTAAGTTTCTTTATTCACCGTGTTGGGAGAACAGGAAGAAACAATCTTAAAGGAACAGCTATTACACTGTATGCTCCAAGTGATGAAAATGTAATTGTTGATATCGAAAAATTAGGGATTACATTTGAACCAAAAATGATTCAAAAAGGTGAAATTGTAGAAACGTATGACCGAAAACGTCGTACGACTCGTGAAAACACGGCTACAGATGTAGTTGACCCTAGACTGAAAAGTAAGATCAGTCAAACGAAGAAAAAAGTAAAACCGGGCTATAAGAAAAAAATGTCACGGGCTATCAAAGAGAGCAGCGAGAAAAAACGTCGTGTTGAACGTCGTAGTCAAGCTAACGCAATCAAAAAAGCAAATAAGAAAAAATAA